CGTCTTAGTAATTAGGACATGAAATGTGTTTTCAGGTATCGCAAGTTTCCAAAAATGATGATTAAATTTGCCAATCATTGCCATCCCCATCatgatcattatcattatcgtcattatcaccatcatcggcatcatcatcagcatcatcatcatcatcggcatcatcgtcgtcatcatcatcatcatcatcatcatcatcatcgtggTAGtcatgatggtggtggtggtggtccTTGCCATTATCATCCTCATCTgcatcgtcgtcgtcgtcgtcatcatcatcatcatcctcattatcggcatcatcgtcgtcatcatcatccttATCATCGTGGTAGTCGTGATGGCGGTGGtggtcatcatcatcatcatttgcaTCGTTATCAtttgcatcatcatcatcattatcatcatcatcgtggtcatcatcatcatcatcatcatcatcagttagTATCTTTCTTTCTACTACAACTATCGGATCTTTACATTTCTAACATATCTTTCATCTTGTGACTATTGTAGCGAATAAATTCTTGCAGATTGGAATTGTCTGGGTAGGTTTCTCCATCTAATTCACTTGAATAGCTATCGTTGATAGTTGAGGTAATCCCTACTTCTGGCATTATACTACGAAGATATTGAAGTCCAGTATCATAAAAAAGGGCGTAGCCTCCTAACAGAGGTGTTACGTCATCAAACCTGTCACGATAACATTATATCTTATTAAATCTAATCTATACAATTAGGGTGATATACGTTACTAATGTTATTATATCACTATACAGTTTATTCTAAATTATGATCAATTTTCTATAATAAATTTAGTTAATAGCGAAAATTATGTTTATGCGTTTAAAATTTGATAGCAGAATAAAATATTCTCTCTATTCAATGAATGTAAAACATTCGtgataaaaaaattaacaaacgAAATTGCTAGGATATATGTTGGCTTGTTATAAtatgatttaaattattaataaaaccaCCTACTTGAACATATTAATATTGCACACTGTGACTTTCGGAAACATGAGTTCAGATTGTATGACGTATTTCAGGTTTGTGTTCGTTGGAAAATCAAGGAATTTGGACACCGATGAGTTCAGTTGGTAAACAAGGCCTGTCAGTGCTAGGATCAGTATAATTATCCACGCTGtcctaaaatgtattttaaaaaaaatatgtcaatgtatttttgaaaaaaaaaaaaacagtgtgTAGACCTACAgtaatatttctttaattttatttttatcttttaattggcctataaaaataatgtgatttataagtttctatttttaaatttgtaaatatgattttttgatatttgtacaatttttatagtaattttaagtttaactgaattatacagtaatttaccTCCGcaaaggaggtatatgtaatcggtagcgtgtgtttgttacttggccaaattgaaaattggcgaAGTATGCtgattggtgcggtttgtgtgtttgtttgtttgtcatcaatCTAGCGCTCACAATCTttattcgaatgactccaaattactaccatacatgtcacctggtgcaaggacgacactgcccaattttggtgAAAATCCGGACCACTGTCCCAATTTTGGACCactttgtaaaattattttcagacctgctagtgttttcaaaagccggtgagcagtcttaaattaacaagtaaactaaaattgcattttctcgagaactaccgTACTTGTCCAAATagcttcatttttgtacaagagacaagaattataatttttaatcttaaaacataatttgatttaatgagcacgtttttttatgcgagtagtttaaaaaacctatttcttttcaaattcactcgtttgattttcgtgttgctgttctattgttagtcaactgaagctattgttaattgaaaggcttgttacataaccattaacccccaaactcgcatacactcgcttgtagtgaaattagcttaaatcacaaacagcattaagacaaacacaaatatatatatatatatatatatttttttttttttaccggagaaatctatGTAGGAGAGtgttacagtaggcggaggtgcACTTTCGGAGTAGCTTTCTAAATATTACTGTATCATAGGCCTTAATGTGTTTTTTCTTCGTTAATCTTTGTTTTATGTGAATTATCAATTTCCTATGTAAGCTCTTCATTTCAACTATGAGTTGTATTTTGAGTCTTTTTATAccgattaaataaaaaataaataaataaagataaaacatataaaattcataaaaataatataaacataattacataataaaattaaaacgaaatattttctttttaacgaAGGGTAGAGGATAAACAAATCGTTTAAATACAGAATTCTACATtagatatatttattgataataaatgattCTTATACCTTGAATGAACCAATCATTGAGAATGCAGTGGTAATgttatcataattatataatataacttcATTGAAATTTATTGAGCTCCTTTTTAAATTAGTTAAGAATTCATTTCAAACAGTCCAAAACCTCTCCCTCAACCCTTTCAAAATACTGAATCCGCAATTGACCGGCACATTccaatatacattatataatttgaattgtataggcctactttttggttttaaacatattaattaTCTTACCTTCTACTACAGTTGTTTTCACCAGTAACGTTTTTAAGTCCATGAAACGACGTTTCATCACTGAAAATAGCAAACTTGTTGCCACAGCATCCACGTTTAGCATTTTCTTCAGTCCCGCCGTCCACAGTGACCGGTTTCTTCATTTCCAACGTTGCGTCGTCTGCCAACCATGCACCAGGCTCAACCTTCGCTAATCCCCATGCCTCTGCTATTTTATTCTGTGTACTTCTATTCGTAATGATTGACATTTCGTTAGTTTCCAAAATATAACTTGGATTTTGATTGTCAAACATTTTCCGCCGAGCGTTCTCATCCCCAATGTGCTTTTCCATAGCGTTAGAAATGTATTATTCAGTGTATAAAAACACTTGATTTATTAAGTCCTTTAAAAGTGCATTTGTCTTATTCTCAATAAATACAAGGCGACTTTGTACACTTTCTAGCTCATCGTCAATAATGTCTTAAACCCGTTTTCCACTATGCAAATGTATTCGAAAGCATtggcttatacgcatgcgtattcatatTTTCATCTACCATTTATGACGAGAAAAATGCGTAACCAATCAACAGGCTTTTAGGGTGTGTTAGCAATTACGGTAACGTGATCCTTCTAACCTTCTAATTGATTCGCTTAGTAACTGCgattaaatttaaatcaaactTCAAACATTTATTCTTCTTCCTTAATCATATTGAACATTTATGGCAAGCCTTGTAGGTTTCTCAAATACCTCGTCAACATTGATCGATTTCTTTGTCTACGTCATGATAGATATTACCGTGTACACAGGTTTGATTGCAATTTGACTTTGAATGCAATCGATTTGATAATTTAAACgtaaatatttgaaaattatAAAGTTGATATAATTCAAATATTATGCCAATAAGTGATTATTGATTTGAATTAGCATATTACTTATTAGATTGTGAAGGCAAACAGTTGTTGTCTCAGTCTGTGGTATAAGCAACTCTTTGAACTTTAACGACAGCACATTATCACTGTTGTTGCGTAAGTCTCTGTCCACGGTATTAGAAATAAGTCTAAAGACACCATCTGGTAGTTAAAGTCATTTCTGGAAGTTTAGATCCGTCTGGTAAGGTCAATCTATTTTCGAAATTGGTTTAAGCATGTCGAAGTCAGTCTCGTAAAGTAAATAATCTGTCTACTAAAACTGTGATTTGATACAAATACAAATTCACcatttttattatcttttatcTGTGCTTAGAGACTAATTTATTTACATAGTTTTACAAGAATACCGCCCTGTGATCTTTATtcacaattatataaaattaaatacaaaatcattaaatattcTGTTTGATATCAATCTGAAATGATTCATGTGATCTCATGTGACCATTACGTCAGCACCACGCGCTCTCTTTTTTCCAAGGCAGCTCTCGCCTTTGCAGCATTTTCAACAAATTTCTGAAagaaaatttgattaaaaacatgATTGTCGTTTTCACACTTAAACTTGCATTACACTCAGATACAACTTAGTAGTGGATCTTGCTAAACTGATTCcactttgtataataatattaataataatgatattgattattattatcattacacgATAATTGTATAACATATTGTGCAATCCGAAAAGCCCACTATGTAAAATGCTAGCCATGCAAACAAAATGAATCAATAGAACATACCATCAGATTCTTACTCATGTAGTAAGGTTTTACTATTCCATCGTTGGCCTTACAGTCTTcgcagaaacacaaaaacaatGTATCGATTGCCATCTAGTAATAACAACATTAGTCTTGTTTAAAACCAGCCGATTGTGCAGTCGGTCGCTTAAGCCTAACTCAGAGAGCATCTTAAGCCTAACTCAGAGAGCATCTTAAGCCTAACTCAGAGAGCATCGTACGACGAAGCCCGACAAAACGTCTTGACGTCgtcggtgctgtctgagttCAATCCTGACGAAACGAGTCGTTTTGAGATAGCGTCGggcgtagtttttaggtcgtcggGTTTTATTTCTTCCGACGAGACGAcccgtcgtacgacgctgtctgagtttgCCTTTAGTCAACAGTCAAGGACAAAATCGTAATTATTACCTACGGTGTTCTGATCGGTCGTTCTGTCATTTTCTTTAGTAATTTAGTCTTTCTCAATTAAAATAAtcatcaattttaaattttaatcatcATTTAATCGCATTGGTAAATTCTTACCTCATAAACGGACAGAAAAATATGGCTGATAAGGAGGGCAAAGATGGCGGCAAGAGCGATAGGCACAGCATAGTAATTGACGTCCGGGTCATCCTAAATTGTAGATAATATTAGTGTTTAGTAGTGTTTAGTAGCTGTctaagaaaaaaaagtattaccCGAGCAGGGAGTTGTACAACTCCCTGACCCGAGGCTGCAATGACACAGTTTCCCGGGGTCTTGAAATAATGTCAACAGTTTGACATCATATGCAAcacatttgaccaatcacggcgGGTTTGAAGATACATTACTTAATAACGTTTTTGCGTTCCTCCTGTGGGAAACAGCTTTAACAGGTGGTTGTGCAGCACAGTTGTACCTAGATTTGAATTGAACTAAAGGAAGCATTCTCAGAAATACAACTTATCAAAAACATTCATATTCACCTGTAAAAATTCCAACCCGATGACGACGACGGATGCGGCGACGGCGACTTTTCCGAGAAAGAGCAAGAAATCTCCAACTGAATTGATGGCAGCCACTCGGAGAGCGTTGGATATTAACACTGCGAACGCCTCCTTTGCTGCTTTGCAGAAACTGTACCCATGAATTGCTTTGAAACGGAAATAATGAGAGAAAGACatgttaaatattgtatttgatAATGAGATCCTAGATGCTGAATTATATGAACCAATATCACTGTGTTCTCTGAAATATATGTCACTCAATATTATGTAACTTCAGATAATATCACTCCACATAGGACATTCGATTACTTAAGAGCTATTTTTACGATCCAAAATGTTCAAAGTATAGAGGCAACAATTGGTACCGTACGTCTTAAGGGTAACACATAACATACTCATAGGAcgatataaatatattttttgaacTCTGTTTGATAGAATAATAAAGTTAAATGTATTTACCAATTTCAATGTAGGCATTACGATTGATGAATTTTAAGACCTTCTCAAAACACCAAAGACAGCATTGTAAGCATTTTAATATGTACTTCAACAGTTCATTTTGTGATCCTTTCAGtctaatgttaaaaaaaaaacagcattAATCTTAGTTTGTAAAGTAGTAGTAGGGATCTTTAGATTTGATTGCGACAATCCAAGAAATTAATGtttcaaaataacaataactgcagtcgcgtgctcaagatagtgtttaccaaccgaccgacatagcgagctgtagagtcgcgttgcacgcgactaaaaatgtagGGTATTGCCAGATCGGATCTCATATTACGTCGTTGGTCGTTGACTAGAACTAGAATCCGCCAAAACTGAGTCGAGTTACgcctttgtctacactatcaaactattttgacaaagaaagtgtgatgtgcccaaatatggtagtgatatgcctaaatatggtagtgtacatatatgggcacatcacattttgtttccacataaagttagatagtgtagacaaatctTAAGATCAAAATGATTTGATGTGGCGCGcgtaattacattttaaaaagtagcaTGAATTTCTACTGCTGTAGTTACATTATTAAGTTGCCATTCGATTATAtaagataaatacatttttcaatcAGGCCAGTagttttatattatctttttgaAACTCGAAGAAGGTAGACATAATTACGTACACATAATATTCACATTTACAATGATTAGGAACACATGAGGAACagcaatattaatatattattgagAACATTAATCATGAAAAAGCACTTACTTTGATTGGATGTATCCAAGAACGAATCTTGCGAACATAACCAAGGCGATAAGTAATGATCCGAAGGCAATTGAGCCAAGATGGTATctggaaaaaaatatattggaaAAGAATTTAATGTTACGATATGCTTTCTACAACTTCCATACACCCTGTTCGCCAGGGAGTCATTTTCcgtcaaaaatattaatattaaattgttttgaattgCATTGTTTAAGACTACTGGTAATAACACATTATCCGGAATAAagttaagtgaaataataaatattgtttgaaggtttgcatgaaGAGATCAATATGTAGATATAAAATTTGTGGTACACCACGTACaaagttctgaaaagaactgttgagtttctctaCGTTGTCGTTTCGATCAATTACACTTTTATCTTCCTCAGGAGTAGTGAGAATGTAGAGCTAGCCTAGAAAGTCCAGAAACAGGGAATATAAGTGCAATTGGGTGGGACCTGGTGTGAAATCTAAATCCAATTAAATTAACATACTACTACTAcaattaatttactaaaataaactTGTCTATTTATTTATCTCTATTTACCTCAGAACACGGCCAACTGAGCGCAAGATAGGCCATCCCAGCGTAGACTTGTCTCGCGTGAAAAACCAGATAGAGATAGCACTGGCGATTACAAACTGTTGGCAGGCTATCATGAACTGTGACCCCCAGAACAAGCCAAACAAATGGTACCACCACATATACTGTcaaatataaatcattattaacatATTGACAAACTGAAACATAACGTACCAACTTCACCAACAAAGATATAATATTGTCCCccctaaaaatatatatatttttaatttgttgttgaatatgccattttaatgtaacataatagttcaCTTTCatcaaaaactggatcgaaaaaaaatgtaatttaaagcaaaaaatacctGAATTGTCTGTCAGTGTGACAGTGTTCTTTTTTTTAagtaacctttttttttatgagtgaaataattatttttgatgatttttttcaacagatgtgaataactatattaaaactgcaaaatagaatattcaacgtctgattttattaatctctATTTTTCGTTTtgtttggggacaatacatctttaaggaatACCATTTCATACCATTATTGAGAAATATACATTTGAAGTTGGTCCAAAAgaaaagaattaaaaataatctttacAAAGGAGGCATATAGTGTAGTTAATGTAGCTAATGACTGGAGGTATTCGCTTTCGATTATGTTGTGCTAATCGATTCAAACCAATTGTACCTATCGCATAACTATAATACTgaaataatataagtaatacTGATAACAAttgttactactgtataattGCTCCTTTGTGAAATTAGAGATTTGAATTGATTTGTGAAATTGGTTTGCGTTTTACGAATTAATacaacataatttaaaaaataattagaattTTGTTCGAATCGATTTCTAATAATACAAAGCATCAAGGAATGAAGTATTATTTCCTTTTTTGTTAGATAACGACTTAAAAATTGATTATTGCATTATATACTTTCATATAACATTTTTCATTTGCTCAATTCTCTTCCAAATTCActcaaacaaaatatatttgaattgTACAATTGCAAATTAGTACCGACGCAGAAATTGATTATTAGCCTACATTCAAAAAGTTTTGTAACTGACATTTTTCATTTACGCAATTCTCTTCCAATAACACTCACTAAAAACaggttataatttatttgtatacaaaTTAGCAATTGCGATAAAGTTATATTGGATATTGGTTTTGCTGTGGAACGTTATAGAATTATTGCCAATACCTCAATAATTTTCTCTTGTTGGTACTCGACCCTTCCGTCTTCTTGTGCAACTGGCTCTCCTGATGTTGTAAGATAGAGAAATACAGCTATCCAATAGCAAGTAAGGATTGCTAGAGCTAAGAACGtctaaataaaagtaaaacgaACATTTATTtggtattattttttatctttttgttttattcaaaaagcaaaaacatagaaaaaagaaaaacaataaagataAGTGTTAATAATTTCACGAGCGAagtacattttaaatgttattgagcGCTAACGTTTTATGTTTTACAAAACGAAGGAATTTAATGTTTTCCtccttttttaataattatattttatgtgttttGACTGTCTTTTGCTGAACTTTCTTCTTCTGTTTCGTTTTGTGGATCTGTGGATGTGTTCGCTATCTATTTGTATTGATCTGTGGATGTGTTCGCTATCTATTTGTGAATTCGTTGATGTTTTATCGTTCTTCGAAACCTTGTTGCTCTTATTCTGCATAAACATCCGAATCAATTCACGTTTACAGCTTTTACCATAAGCCTACTTGATATAATCACGGAATTACTCCATGATATAATGATGGTAAGATCTTAAAAAAGAAGATTTACTGATTGTTGTATGTAATCCAGTCGACAAGACCCATGCGGGAGGAAGTTTATAGTCAGCAGACAAGAAACTGAAGTTGCTGTTTCTTGTCGCTAGAAATGATACAGTACGAGAATCGTATGTTGCTTACCCAGAATGGTTGAAGTAGAAGCAATGGTATTGCACCAATTGCCTTGCCCGATTCTTTAAACAGCGCCACCACTAGTGCAATTCTTTTACGCATAACGAACAGTAACAGCAGTAAGATAacctataataaaaacaaagaaaacgaATTGAATTTGTCTGGGAAACTAAAAGTTAAATTGACCAGCAATTTGTGGTGCGAAATGTCTGCAGTTTATTAAATTACGGcaaatatattgtaaaatgaAGTTATTCAAGTTTATACTTTCATGTTTCACGTTGACAATGAGTCAGTCTTGGCGAGCATGTTTGAGAGAGAGATTTAGAAAAGacaataaaaaacaagttaaCATTTACCGTAACCCCTGACGTTACACTGGCGTATATTAACATCGTCTTCACATTCTGTTTATCCGAATCTAGTTGTTCTAAtacacaaaagaaaacaaaaacataattatgattTGTAAAAAAGTTGCGTTGATGAAAAGGAATAGTACCGTTAATAAATAACGATTTTCTCATCTTGGTTCGACGTACGCACAACCTACAGTACGTTGTtgtcatttgaccaatcactatCGACAGATAGATACTTGCGTTGCATTGGTGtccataaattgtattttaaagagTTGGAGCTTGTGTTCACTGCTAGTATAAAATAGCGCGTTATTACATAAAAATTACCTTCGACTGGGATCTCATCTAGATCTCTCTTGCGTAAGAACCATTGGTACCATAGGTAACCACTGCCACCAATACTTCCCATGATAAAAAACACTACCATAAACCAAAT
This genomic stretch from Antedon mediterranea chromosome 11, ecAntMedi1.1, whole genome shotgun sequence harbors:
- the LOC140062200 gene encoding choline transporter-like protein 1 codes for the protein MSFMPGNNKVRPFRADSEVDEEFDGVVDNRQCRDVLCCILFLAFWCGMGYVAFVSFTHGQPERLIFGVDSYGNVCGQENEDIPGVQLSGLNMKDKRYLFYFEDTALTGSIDSKKLCVAACPNDTISTMEELEAYADIGLSYCSYEVENFTDITFGDIDDCPDLPISPSDGVLYRCFPSSIIGEASKLINTEWFKKALADIKSSWREICYLCAISIGLAIVMMVVLRFFAGVVIWFMVVFFIMGSIGGSGYLWYQWFLRKRDLDEIPVEEQLDSDKQNVKTMLIYASVTSGVTVILLLLLFVMRKRIALVVALFKESGKAIGAIPLLLLQPFWTFLALAILTCYWIAVFLYLTTSGEPVAQEDGRVEYQQEKIIEYMWWYHLFGLFWGSQFMIACQQFVIASAISIWFFTRDKSTLGWPILRSVGRVLRYHLGSIAFGSLLIALVMFARFVLGYIQSKLKGSQNELLKYILKCLQCCLWCFEKVLKFINRNAYIEIAIHGYSFCKAAKEAFAVLISNALRVAAINSVGDFLLFLGKVAVAASVVVIGLEFLQDDPDVNYYAVPIALAAIFALLISHIFLSVYEMAIDTLFLCFCEDCKANDGIVKPYYMSKNLMKFVENAAKARAALEKRERVVLT